The Candidatus Methylomirabilota bacterium DNA segment TGTTCGGCCGCCCGGATCGATTCGTACCCCGACTGGATCGGTTCAGGTTCCGTCGCCCGTACCCCATCGATCGATCGGCGCGAAGTATGCGCCAACTCCTCAAAGGCGACCCGTTCCCATTCGCCGGCCTTGGCCGTCACGATTCTAGACAATGATCTCCTCCGCGCCGCCGCCACGCCCCTGCACAATGATCTCACCCGCCTCCTCGAGACGGCGTACGATCGCAACGATCTTCTGCTGAGCAGCCTCCACATCCCGGAGCTTGACCGGCCCCAAATACTCGATCTCCTCCTTGAGCAGCGCCCCCGCTCGCTCCGACATGTTCTTGAAGAGCTTCTCCGCCACGTCGGGGCCGGCGGCCTTCATCGCCAGGGCGAGTTCCTTCTGTTCGACCTCCTTGAGAACGCGCTGAATGCCGCGATCGTCCACCAGCACGACGTCGTCAAAGGTGAACATCAATTTGCGGATCTCGTCGGCCATGGACGGATCGGTCTCCTGGATCGCCTGGAATACGCCGCGCTCGCTGTTTCGATCCATGGAGTTCAGGATCTCCGCCACCTGCTTCACGCCGCCGCTGATGGACACCTCCTGGTTGACGACGGACGAGAGACGGTGATCGAGAATCTGTTCGATCTCGCCGATCACCTCCGGGCTCGTCTTGTCCATGTTGGCGATCCGCATGACGACATCAGCCCTGACGGCGGTCGGCAGGCCGGCCAGGACACTCGCAGAGGTCTTCGGATCAAGGTGGGACAGGATGACCGCAATCGTCTGCGGGTGCTCCTGTCGGACGGAGTCAAGCAGAAACCGGGGATCCACCTTCTTGAGAGCGTTGAAAAAGCTGGCGCCCTTCAAACCCTGAAGGCGCTCGATGATCGCCGACGCCTTGTTCCGGCCGACGGCCTTTTCAAGGACATCCTGCGCGTAACGGATACCGCCGGTCGACATGAACTCCTGCGCGCGGGCCATCTGCTGGAACTCCTCAATGACCGCGGTCGACGCCTTCGCCGAGACACTCTTCATTCTGGTAATCTCGCCGGTGATCGCCTCAATCTCGTCATCTTCGAGCTGTTTGAAGATCTGCGCGGCCGACTCGACCCCAAGCGTCAGCAGCAGGACGGCGGCCTTCTGAGGCCCGGTCAGCGTGTCAGGGGAGGTCATGACGGCCTCTTCACCATCCAGGCCCTGACGAGCTGGGCCACCACGATCGGGTTGTTACGGGCCAGTTCCATGAGCCCTTCCCGGAGCGGATCGTCCGAAGCGACATCCAGGGCCGGAGCGGGAGCCGGCCCGGTATCGATAGAGGTTGGACCGGGCTGCGGCATTGACAGTGGTCCCGGAATATCAAAGGCCGGCGTCCGGCGCTCCCTCAGGGAACGAATCAGCGGACGCAGGCCGAAGATCAGCGCAAGGAGGACCCCGACGGCGATCACAACCGGCTTGATCAGCGAGTCCCAGAAGGCCTTACGCTCCGCCTCATCCATCAGGACCCGCTCCTTCTCCATGGCCGAGGTATCGAAGGGGAACTCCACGACCTCAACCTCATCCCCGCGCGCCGATTGGAAACCGACGGCATTTTTGACGGCAACCTTGATCTTTTCGAGTTCCTCAGTCTTGCGGGGGACATACTCTTTCCGCTCGCCGCCCTTGCCGTCAGGAACCGTCTTATAGGTCCCATCCACCATGACCGCCACCGAGACCCGTTTCAACTCCCCGGGCGAAAAGACCTTCCGCTCGAAGACCTTGCTCACATCATATTGAACCGTTTCGGCCTCCTTGGTCGATTTCGCGGTGCTCTGGCCGGATGGCGACTGCGCCGCCTGATCGGGCACATTCGAGGCGACCCCCGCCGCCGCGGTCGGGGTCGTTGTCGAGCTCTGCTGGGTCTCGGTCGTCCGCTGTTCGCTTTTGATCACCCCGCGCGGGTCAAACCGCTCTTCTGTCCGCTCGACACTGGTAAAGTCCATCTGAGCGGATACCCGCACCGTCGCCTTATTCGGGCCGAGGATCTCTTCCAGCATGGTGCGGACACGACGCTCAAGCTCGACCTCGACGGCCT contains these protein-coding regions:
- a CDS encoding flagellar motor switch protein FliG; this encodes MTSPDTLTGPQKAAVLLLTLGVESAAQIFKQLEDDEIEAITGEITRMKSVSAKASTAVIEEFQQMARAQEFMSTGGIRYAQDVLEKAVGRNKASAIIERLQGLKGASFFNALKKVDPRFLLDSVRQEHPQTIAVILSHLDPKTSASVLAGLPTAVRADVVMRIANMDKTSPEVIGEIEQILDHRLSSVVNQEVSISGGVKQVAEILNSMDRNSERGVFQAIQETDPSMADEIRKLMFTFDDVVLVDDRGIQRVLKEVEQKELALAMKAAGPDVAEKLFKNMSERAGALLKEEIEYLGPVKLRDVEAAQQKIVAIVRRLEEAGEIIVQGRGGGAEEIIV
- the fliF gene encoding flagellar M-ring protein FliF — protein: MPDAITKIVESFKQVWDGLGLAGRATIILVGGGAIAALLWITLSTHRPDMTTLFSQLNPADAGAIVDELKGSKVAYRVVDGGTRILVPSNVVHETRLHLATRGLPQGGGVGFEIFDRTTLGTTDFVQRLNYQRALQGELARTIGQLKEVTTARVHLALPQPSVFTEQEKPATASVVLNLRPGARLTPEQVRGIVHLVSSSVEGLNADRVTVIDTSGKLIARPAEGGLNSGSTGQFEAQEAVEVELERRVRTMLEEILGPNKATVRVSAQMDFTSVERTEERFDPRGVIKSEQRTTETQQSSTTTPTAAAGVASNVPDQAAQSPSGQSTAKSTKEAETVQYDVSKVFERKVFSPGELKRVSVAVMVDGTYKTVPDGKGGERKEYVPRKTEELEKIKVAVKNAVGFQSARGDEVEVVEFPFDTSAMEKERVLMDEAERKAFWDSLIKPVVIAVGVLLALIFGLRPLIRSLRERRTPAFDIPGPLSMPQPGPTSIDTGPAPAPALDVASDDPLREGLMELARNNPIVVAQLVRAWMVKRPS